A genome region from Gadus chalcogrammus isolate NIFS_2021 chromosome 7, NIFS_Gcha_1.0, whole genome shotgun sequence includes the following:
- the ncf1 gene encoding neutrophil cytosol factor 1 encodes MEQIYVRHVELLGYEKRLFPSQHFVYMLMVKWSDLSEKLIYRRYPEVHTFHKTLKEMFPIESGAIEKKDRTIPTLPAPSWLDSQKAAETRQSPLAEYCRSLISQPPHISRCRLVCSFFAVRPEDENPPSPSGSSKNETNVVSKDQLNGTITEITGPIVLDTYRVIGDFEKTSKHEITLQTGDLVEIVEKSTNGWWFCQCDTSLGWVPASYLEPLDAPEEPEEAEPNYAGELYVSTMAYKAELEDELSLEVDEEVEVIHKLLDGWWEVRKGDETGHFPSMFLKSAGRKEPAEPQNNSFQKRPPPRRSTIRNPKSIHTRGRRSLSQDAYRRNSRRFLQTTRGDLTEGGRKSPLRERINQAKLPEESTPKDQGQMPAVPTRPTADLIMQRCTEHTRKKVSVRKPNESAANH; translated from the exons ATGGAGCAGATCTACGTCCGCCATGTGGAGCTGCTGGGATACGAGAAGCGTCTGTTTCCCAGCCAGCACTTT GTGTACATGCTGATGGTGAAGTGGAGTGACCTCTCTGAGAAACTCATCTACCGCCGGTACCCCGAGGTTCACACTTTTCAT aaaacgctgaaagagatgTTTCCCATTGAGTCAGGGGCGATCGAGAAGAAAGACAGAACCATCCCGACATTACCAG CACCAAGCTGGCTGGACAGCCAGAAGGCCGCAGAGACCCGGCAGAGCCCCCTGGCAGAGTACTGCCGCTCCCTCATCAGCCAGCCGCCGCATATCTCCCGATGTCGCCTGGTCTGCAGCTTCTTCGCCGTTCGGCCTGAGGATGAGAACCCACCGAGCCC GAGTGGGTCCAGTAAAAATGAAACCAATGTTGTGTCCAAAGACCAATTAAACGGAACGATAACTG AGATCACTGGCCCCATCGTTTTGGACACCTACAGGGTCATTGGTGACTTTGAAAAGACTTCCAAGCATGAGATCACGCTGCAAACAGGAGATCTGGTGGAAATTGTGGAGAAAAGTACAAATG gctGGTGGTTCTGCCAGTGTGATACCAGCCTGGGCTGGGTACCAGCCTCCTACCTTGAGCCTCTGGACGCCCCAGAGGAGCCTGAGGAAGCCGAACCCAACTACGCAG GGGAGCTGTACGTCAGCACCATGGCCTACAAGGCTGAGCTGGAGGATGAGCTCTCCCTAGAGGtcgatgaggaggtggaggtcatcCATAAGCTGCTAGACGGCTGGTGGGAAGTGCG GAAAGGAGATGAGACAGGACATTTCCCCTCCATGTTTCTCAAGAGTGCAGGAAGAAAGGAGCCGGCCGAACCCCAGAACAACAGCTTCCAGAAACGGCCACCTCCACGCCG GTCAACCATACGTAATCCAAAAAGCATCCACACCAGGGGACGCCGGAGTCTCAGCCAGGATGCCTACCGCAGGAACAGCCGCCGCTTTCTGCAGACCACCAGGGGCGACCTGAccgagggggggaggaagtccCCGCTCAGGGAGAGGATAAACCAAG CCAAGCTCCCTGAGGAGTCCACTCCGAAGGACCAAGGTCAAATGCCGGCCGTCCCGACGCGGCCCACTGCCGACCTCATCATGCAGCGCTGCACCGAACACACCCGGAAGAAAGTCAGCGTCCGGAAACCAAACGAGTCCGCAGCAAACCACTAG